A genomic window from Streptomyces mirabilis includes:
- a CDS encoding stage II sporulation protein M, with product MDLDVFVSAHRAEWDRLDSLLRRQRRLTGAEADELVALYQRTATHLSLIQSSAPDPQLTGRLSQLVARARGAVTGNRRASWRDVTRFLTQGFPAAVYRSRHWWVPTALLSTLVGVVLGWWIGTHPEVQSSIAAPSELRQLTRPGGEYETYYSSHPAASFAAQVWTNNAQAAAMCLVLGIFLGLPVLWILFQNMLNLGVGIGLMSSAGRLDTFLGLILPHGLLELTAVFVAAGTGLRLGWTLIDPGPRSRRTALAEEGRAALGMAIGLALILFVSGAIEGFVTPSGLPTWARVGIGIAAELAFLTYVYVLGGRAVRAGDTGDVDESERSATLPTAA from the coding sequence ATGGACCTCGACGTCTTCGTGTCCGCCCACCGCGCCGAGTGGGACCGTCTCGATTCCCTGCTGCGCCGCCAACGCCGGCTCACCGGAGCCGAGGCCGACGAACTCGTCGCCTTGTATCAACGTACGGCCACGCACCTCTCCCTGATCCAGTCCAGCGCGCCGGATCCGCAGCTCACCGGTCGTCTGAGTCAACTGGTGGCACGCGCGCGTGGTGCCGTGACAGGCAACCGCCGCGCCTCCTGGCGCGATGTCACCCGCTTCCTCACGCAGGGTTTCCCGGCGGCGGTGTACCGCTCACGCCACTGGTGGGTCCCCACGGCGCTCCTGTCGACGCTGGTCGGCGTCGTCCTGGGGTGGTGGATAGGCACGCATCCCGAGGTCCAGTCCTCGATCGCGGCCCCCAGCGAGCTGCGCCAGCTCACACGCCCCGGCGGCGAGTACGAGACCTACTACTCGAGCCACCCGGCCGCGTCTTTCGCGGCCCAGGTCTGGACGAACAACGCCCAGGCCGCCGCGATGTGCCTGGTCCTGGGCATCTTCCTGGGGCTACCGGTTCTCTGGATCCTCTTCCAGAACATGCTCAACCTCGGCGTGGGCATAGGCCTGATGTCGTCGGCGGGCCGCCTCGACACCTTCCTGGGTCTGATCCTTCCGCACGGCCTCCTGGAACTGACTGCCGTCTTCGTGGCCGCGGGCACCGGTCTGCGACTGGGATGGACCCTGATAGACCCGGGCCCCCGCTCGCGCCGTACGGCACTCGCCGAAGAGGGCCGCGCCGCTCTCGGCATGGCGATCGGCCTGGCTCTGATCCTCTTCGTCTCGGGCGCCATCGAAGGCTTCGTCACCCCGTCCGGTCTCCCCACCTGGGCCCGCGTCGGCATAGGAATCGCCGCTGAACTGGCCTTCCTCACGTACGTCTATGTCCTGGGCGGTCGCGCGGTACGGGCCGGCGACACCGGTGACGTCGACGAGTCCGAGCGCAGCGCGACTCTTCCGACGGCCGCCTGA
- a CDS encoding RDD family protein yields MSELVTGEAVALELRPAKLPSRALAVLLDLAVSMTAYLIVTIGLLAATAALDDAARIAVSIASFVLLLVGGPIAVETLSHGRSLGKLAFGLRVVRDDGGPIRFRHALVRGAIGVVEILMTFGIIACIASLVSARGRRLGDVFAGTLVVRERIPVGHTAFVPPPPPWLAGRFSGLDLSAVPDGLWLAIRQYLTRMRQLDPQVGGAMAERLASDLAARTGAPAPQGVPAAAYLAAVVQERQARDARRAFGGGSAPAVPGGPGGFVAGMPGAGGGPVLGQPGAHSYPQAYPQAGASSPASARDLYPSEGPASEGPAASAQQTPPPAASRDEPVEHPSTGFAPPA; encoded by the coding sequence GTGAGTGAGCTAGTGACGGGCGAGGCGGTGGCGCTGGAGCTGCGCCCCGCGAAACTGCCGAGCCGGGCGCTGGCGGTGCTGCTCGATCTGGCCGTGTCGATGACCGCCTATTTGATCGTCACCATCGGCCTGCTGGCCGCGACGGCGGCGCTGGACGATGCGGCGCGGATCGCGGTGTCGATCGCGAGCTTCGTTCTGCTGCTGGTGGGCGGCCCGATCGCGGTGGAGACGCTGAGTCACGGCCGCTCGCTCGGGAAGCTGGCCTTCGGGCTGCGGGTGGTGCGGGACGACGGAGGGCCGATCCGGTTCCGGCACGCGTTGGTGCGTGGTGCGATCGGTGTGGTCGAGATTCTGATGACGTTCGGGATCATCGCGTGCATCGCCTCGCTGGTGTCGGCTCGGGGGCGGCGGCTCGGTGACGTGTTCGCGGGGACCCTTGTCGTGCGGGAACGGATTCCCGTCGGACATACGGCCTTCGTGCCTCCGCCGCCGCCCTGGCTGGCGGGGCGGTTCTCCGGACTTGATCTGTCGGCCGTGCCGGACGGCCTGTGGCTGGCCATTCGTCAGTACCTGACGCGGATGCGGCAGCTGGACCCTCAGGTCGGCGGGGCGATGGCGGAGCGGCTCGCGTCCGATCTGGCCGCCCGTACGGGGGCTCCGGCGCCGCAGGGGGTGCCGGCGGCCGCCTATCTGGCGGCCGTGGTGCAGGAACGGCAGGCGCGGGACGCTCGGCGGGCCTTCGGCGGCGGGAGCGCTCCGGCGGTGCCGGGGGGCCCGGGCGGGTTCGTCGCCGGGATGCCCGGCGCGGGCGGCGGCCCCGTCCTGGGGCAGCCAGGCGCGCACTCCTATCCGCAGGCCTATCCGCAGGCAGGTGCTTCCTCGCCCGCTTCGGCGCGGGACCTCTATCCCTCGGAGGGCCCGGCCTCGGAGGGCCCGGCCGCGTCGGCGCAGCAGACGCCGCCGCCCGCGGCATCGCGGGACGAGCCGGTCGAACACCCGTCGACCGGGTTCGCGCCGCCCGCCTGA